The Streptomyces laurentii genome contains a region encoding:
- a CDS encoding secreted protein (identified by MetaGeneAnnotator; putative;~sequence version:1) encodes MKGAAAAIGVLCLSPLLIAGTAVLAAAGSSTASAAALCGVDSGAVQHQVAAVLSGSVVTNLRVPGLELPDEQIPHARTIVATGVALGVPERGQVVALATAIQESRLRNLSYGDRDSLGLFQQRPSQGWGSAAQIRDPVHASTRFYEALLRVPGWQQMTVAQAAQKVQRSAYPDAYAQWEPLARALRTAIAPTLNSPSPQGSTSRPASGPCGALDGIGASGPIPEGSVPDGYTVPADADPRARKALNWAMRQLGTPYQWGGSCTAAHGPDPMGRCDCSSLVQQAYKAGGITLTRTTYTQVREGRPVPLNKLAVGDLLFSRGTPASPDHVGLYAGHGLVLEAPRTGRNVRLASLDDFAAHSARRVL; translated from the coding sequence GTGAAGGGCGCCGCCGCCGCGATCGGCGTGCTCTGCCTGTCCCCTCTCCTTATCGCCGGCACGGCCGTCCTGGCCGCCGCCGGCAGCTCCACAGCCAGTGCCGCGGCACTGTGCGGCGTCGACTCGGGCGCCGTGCAGCATCAGGTCGCCGCCGTGCTCAGCGGCTCCGTCGTCACCAACCTGCGTGTCCCCGGGCTGGAGCTGCCCGACGAGCAGATCCCTCACGCCCGCACCATCGTCGCCACCGGCGTCGCTCTCGGAGTTCCCGAGCGCGGCCAGGTCGTCGCGCTGGCCACCGCCATCCAGGAATCCCGCCTGCGCAACCTCTCCTACGGAGACCGCGACAGCTTGGGGCTTTTCCAGCAGCGGCCGAGCCAGGGCTGGGGCAGCGCCGCCCAGATCCGCGACCCTGTCCACGCGAGCACCCGCTTCTACGAGGCGCTGCTGAGGGTGCCGGGGTGGCAGCAGATGACGGTCGCCCAGGCCGCGCAGAAGGTGCAGCGCTCCGCGTACCCCGACGCGTACGCGCAGTGGGAACCCCTCGCCCGGGCCCTGCGCACCGCCATCGCCCCGACCTTGAACTCCCCCAGTCCCCAGGGCAGCACGTCCAGGCCGGCGTCCGGCCCCTGCGGCGCCCTCGACGGCATCGGCGCCTCCGGCCCGATCCCCGAGGGCTCCGTCCCGGACGGCTACACGGTCCCGGCTGACGCCGACCCCCGTGCGAGGAAGGCCCTGAACTGGGCGATGCGGCAGCTCGGCACGCCCTACCAGTGGGGCGGCTCCTGCACCGCCGCCCATGGGCCGGACCCGATGGGCCGCTGCGACTGCAGTTCGCTCGTTCAGCAGGCGTACAAGGCCGGGGGCATCACGCTGACCCGCACCACATACACCCAGGTCCGCGAGGGACGCCCCGTCCCGCTGAACAAACTCGCCGTGGGTGACCTGCTGTTCAGCCGCGGCACCCCGGCAAGCCCCGATCATGTCGGCCTCTACGCCGGCCACGGCCTCGTACTCGAAGCGCCCCGCACCGGCCGGAACGTCCGCCTCGCGTCCCTCGACGACTTCGCCGCTCACAGCGCCCGCCGCGTCCTGTGA
- a CDS encoding DNA methylase (DNA methylase [Streptomyces scabiei 87.22];~DNA methylase; pfam01555;~DNA modification methylase [DNA replication, recombination, and repair];~cluster 0522 with SCAB32751;~identified by MetaGeneAnnotator; putative): MGLRRGLELFSRIPSPNWGPLLSFSLHQGDALSVLSTLPDACADSVITDPPYNSGGRTAQERTSRSARQKYVSADAKHALPDFVGENMDQRSFTLWLTQIMTEAHRATKTGGTALLFTDWRQLPATTDALQAAGWLWLGVLTWHKPQARPQKGKFRQDSEFIVWGAKGKIDAAANPVYLPGLYSASQPSGKERRHITQKPVSVMRELVKICPPGGTVLDFCAGSGSPGSPLCSKDGSSSASRRPRNTPPSPPSGWPRPSSRPRPRAISRWQPDPHRPDFSFRRAQYSGGSPVSETGDSLDHRGR, encoded by the coding sequence GTGGGCCTTCGGCGCGGTCTGGAGCTCTTCTCCCGTATCCCTTCACCGAATTGGGGCCCGCTCTTGTCTTTTTCCCTGCACCAGGGGGACGCGCTCAGCGTCCTTTCGACCCTTCCGGACGCCTGTGCCGACTCCGTCATCACCGACCCGCCGTACAACAGCGGCGGCCGGACCGCGCAGGAACGCACCAGCCGCTCGGCCCGGCAGAAGTACGTCTCCGCCGACGCCAAGCACGCCCTGCCGGACTTCGTGGGCGAGAACATGGACCAGAGGAGCTTCACACTCTGGCTGACGCAGATCATGACCGAGGCGCACCGGGCCACGAAGACCGGCGGAACCGCGCTCCTGTTCACCGACTGGCGCCAGCTGCCGGCGACCACCGACGCCCTGCAGGCCGCCGGATGGCTGTGGCTGGGCGTCCTGACCTGGCACAAGCCGCAGGCCAGGCCCCAGAAGGGCAAGTTCCGGCAGGACTCAGAGTTCATCGTCTGGGGCGCGAAGGGCAAGATCGACGCCGCGGCGAATCCGGTCTACCTGCCCGGCCTCTACTCCGCCTCGCAGCCCTCGGGCAAGGAGCGACGGCACATCACGCAGAAGCCGGTCTCGGTGATGCGTGAGCTGGTGAAGATCTGCCCTCCGGGTGGCACCGTCCTGGACTTCTGCGCCGGATCGGGCTCCCCGGGGTCGCCGCTCTGCTCGAAGGACGGCAGTTCATCGGCGTCGAGAAGACCGAGGAATACGCCGCCGTCGCCACCGAGCGGCTGGCCGAGACCCTCCAGCAGACCGCGTCCCAGAGCGATTTCACGCTGGCAGCCTGATCCGCACCGGCCTGATTTCTCGTTTAGGCGGGCGCAATATAGCGGCGGATCCCCGGTTTCCGAAACCGGGGATTCTCTGGATCATCGGGGTCGCTGA
- a CDS encoding hypothetical protein (identified by MetaGeneAnnotator; putative;~sequence version:1): MSESTEPRSGGAMDPVRLPRPGLDSVEESMRRLLDRSAEQARMIDDLAAAPAGPRAAGMPFAGYPGMPAFTPPARRPTPSRSSNSTAKSSKTSWTR; this comes from the coding sequence GTGTCCGAATCCACCGAGCCCCGATCCGGCGGGGCAATGGACCCGGTCCGCCTACCCCGCCCTGGCCTCGATTCCGTCGAGGAGTCCATGCGCCGGCTGCTGGACCGGTCGGCCGAGCAGGCCCGCATGATCGACGACCTGGCCGCCGCGCCCGCCGGTCCGAGAGCCGCGGGTATGCCGTTCGCCGGGTACCCCGGCATGCCCGCGTTCACCCCGCCGGCCCGCCGCCCGACCCCAAGCCGATCCTCGAACTCGACGGCGAAGAGTTCGAAGACGAGCTGGACACGCTGA
- a CDS encoding hypothetical protein (identified by MetaGeneAnnotator; putative;~sequence version:1), protein MTPPGPYGLSFHLAAVAELQALPRDIRDRAFLMFESVVNARIAGTALAGDLSEYHKLQLGAEREWRIVYRIQQAPPDFGSGPEVHVVAVRHRHDVYDTVRARAGLTRPATGPRAHAARTLPPQMRRREAQPAAPAKPAPAWRPADLFTTPDTDLKRTRR, encoded by the coding sequence GTGACCCCACCGGGGCCGTACGGGCTGTCATTCCACCTGGCGGCCGTGGCCGAACTCCAGGCCCTCCCCCGCGACATCCGCGACCGCGCCTTCCTCATGTTCGAGAGCGTCGTCAACGCCCGGATCGCGGGCACCGCACTTGCCGGCGACCTGAGCGAGTACCACAAGCTCCAGCTGGGCGCCGAGCGCGAGTGGCGGATCGTCTACCGCATCCAGCAGGCCCCGCCCGACTTCGGCAGCGGCCCGGAGGTACACGTCGTCGCCGTGCGCCACCGGCACGACGTCTACGACACCGTCCGCGCCCGCGCGGGCCTTACGCGCCCCGCCACCGGCCCCCGCGCCCACGCCGCGCGCACCCTCCCGCCGCAGATGCGCCGCCGCGAAGCCCAGCCAGCCGCCCCCGCCAAACCGGCACCCGCGTGGCGGCCGGCCGATCTGTTCACCACCCCCGACACCGACTTGAAGAGGACCCGACGGTGA
- a CDS encoding integral membrane protein (identified by MetaGeneAnnotator; putative;~integral membrane protein [Streptomyces clavuligerus ATCC27064]) has translation MFGIIAVVGALAVSLGVWAWGHHSGGHQAEATGKKGAVVSAGAALGLGAANGIVAFFSALGSQVH, from the coding sequence TTGTTCGGCATCATCGCCGTGGTCGGCGCGCTCGCCGTGAGCCTGGGAGTGTGGGCCTGGGGCCACCACTCCGGCGGCCACCAGGCCGAGGCGACCGGCAAGAAGGGCGCCGTCGTCTCCGCCGGCGCCGCCCTCGGGCTCGGCGCGGCCAACGGCATCGTGGCCTTCTTCTCCGCGCTCGGATCCCAGGTCCACTGA
- a CDS encoding hypothetical protein (identified by MetaGeneAnnotator; putative;~sequence version:1): MLIAAGVLAVLLVLTAAVAWWTGHDKRAGPATPRPSASASTNTDTAPSADGALPTTPVPGPPSIGDPLAFAKAGAVMLWAFDARTTTHAQQLAGMRAWMTTESAYADWDSVQAQVPDPVLWSRLADNGQHATAVAGEAHFPSAFKQALADDPAAITKAYIYAVTVRGKTKLAWNGGGSGAEDRQVTLAVQCRPGTDCRLVAVAPRVAP; encoded by the coding sequence GTGCTCATCGCGGCCGGCGTCCTGGCCGTCCTGCTGGTCCTCACCGCGGCGGTCGCCTGGTGGACCGGCCACGACAAGCGCGCCGGCCCCGCGACGCCGCGGCCGAGCGCGTCCGCTTCGACGAACACGGACACCGCCCCGTCCGCGGACGGCGCTCTCCCGACCACGCCCGTCCCCGGGCCGCCCTCGATCGGCGACCCGCTGGCGTTCGCCAAGGCCGGCGCGGTCATGCTCTGGGCTTTCGACGCCCGCACCACCACCCACGCCCAGCAACTGGCCGGTATGCGCGCCTGGATGACCACCGAGTCCGCGTACGCGGACTGGGACTCCGTGCAGGCCCAGGTCCCCGATCCGGTGCTGTGGTCGCGGCTGGCGGACAACGGGCAGCACGCCACCGCGGTGGCCGGCGAGGCTCATTTCCCGTCCGCGTTCAAGCAGGCCCTCGCCGACGATCCGGCCGCGATCACGAAGGCGTACATCTACGCCGTCACCGTCCGCGGCAAGACCAAGCTCGCCTGGAACGGCGGCGGTTCCGGCGCGGAGGACCGGCAGGTCACCCTCGCCGTGCAGTGCCGTCCCGGCACGGACTGCCGCCTGGTCGCCGTCGCCCCGCGCGTCGCCCCGTAG